The following proteins come from a genomic window of Anticarsia gemmatalis isolate Benzon Research Colony breed Stoneville strain chromosome 25, ilAntGemm2 primary, whole genome shotgun sequence:
- the LOC142983947 gene encoding trypsin-like, protein MWCLIFMFVVTVAEGSVKLPEPVPEDVANSSETPMSPIHARIVGGVDTTIQKYPFAVQIQYHMQLWCGGTLVTKRHVLSAAHCFVSQKDGKVASPDSFSVRVGTATLGTRGTVQYVSMILTHGAYNRQTQNNDVAVLMLSLYVTLSPEVQVAYVPIPGEIVPDKRPVVAVGWGNTNYTETHSNQHSAILKEVTLATVSRKLCARQYHMQSSDMRNMICAGRIWVGGADTCQGDSGGPLVYQNVVVGITSWGQRCGDPRHPGVYTKVAAYTSWINNTIIYSLTNGATGSRPASNSVLFISLLIPLAFKMLSVKI, encoded by the exons atgtgGTGTCTTATTTTCATGTTCGTCGTTACAGTAGCag AGGGTAGCGTGAAATTACCAGAGCCAGTTCCCGAGGATGTCGCCAACAGTTCAGAGACGCCAATGTCGCCAATACACGCGCGGATAGTCGGCGGTGTAGATACTACTATACAGAAGTACCCCTTTGCTGTGCAG ATTCAGTACCACATGCAGCTCTGGTGTGGGGGTACATTAGTGACAAAGCGACACGTGCTCTCTGCCGcacattgttttgtttcacaAAA AGACGGTAAAGTGGCCAGCCCAGATTCATTTTCAGTTCGAGTCGGGACCGCAACACTAGGCACTA GAGGTACAGTACAATATGTATCAATGATCTTGACACACGGGGCGTATAACAGGCAAACACAGAACAACGACGTGGCGGTGTTGATGCTGAGCTTGTACGTGACCCTCAGCCCGGAGGTGCAGGTCGCTTACGTGCCGATCCCTGGAGAGATCGTTCCTGATAAAAGACCTGTCGTGGCAGTGGGGTGGGGCAATACGAAT TATACCGAGACACACTCTAATCAGCACTCCGCGATACTGAAGGAGGTGACCCTGGCCACGGTGAGCCGCAAGCTGTGCGCCAGGCAGTACCACATGCAGTCCTCGGATATGCGGAACATGATCTGTGCCGGCCGAATCTGGGTCGGAG gtGCGGATACATGTCAGGGTGATTCTGGGGGTCCCCTGGTGTACCAGAACGTGGTGGTGGGCATCACGTCGTGGGGGCAGCGCTGCGGAGACCCCAGACACCCGGGGGTCTACACTAAGGTGGCTGCCTACACCTCCTGGATCAACAACACCATTATATATAGT TTAACGAACGGGGCAACAGGAAGTCGACCAGCAAGCAATTCCGTCTTATTCATATCTCTGCTCATACCACTTGCATTTAAGATGCTCAGCGTGAAGATATAA